From one Simkaniaceae bacterium genomic stretch:
- a CDS encoding dicarboxylate/amino acid:cation symporter yields the protein MKLKPWIKILIGLVLGIAFGLIAQREFKFLFLLGRAFIDLLKMVVGLIVFSSITIGICHIHDPKKLGRIGGRTLLFFAGTTMISITFGILLAILLKPGASLHLSLENVEQTNRMGIGFLDFIANIIPSNPFAAFVNADILQIIVFAVFFAYALILTKEKSAPVLNFLESISEVMHSLTHVIMKYAPIGVFALIATSVGSIGLRVIMPLLSFLACNYIAVILQIVIVFSLCLKFLARMNVGPFYKGMKDAIVLAFTTSSSSATLPISLECTREHLGISEDISGFVMSLGSTINMNGAAIGQAVASYFIAQAYGIELGLFKVVLLYITSLLSAIGAAGIPGTGIVMLSMVLNALGLPLEGIALVAGVDRLREMVSSVANVLGDGVAAVYVARRENQINVNRYNAVTWLE from the coding sequence ATGAAGTTAAAGCCATGGATTAAAATTTTAATTGGTCTTGTTTTAGGGATCGCTTTTGGGCTTATTGCCCAAAGAGAATTTAAGTTTTTATTTCTGCTTGGCCGAGCTTTCATCGATTTACTTAAAATGGTTGTTGGGTTAATCGTTTTTTCGTCCATTACAATTGGAATATGTCATATTCACGACCCTAAAAAGCTAGGCCGCATTGGAGGCCGCACGCTCTTGTTTTTTGCCGGAACGACAATGATATCGATTACCTTTGGGATTCTTCTGGCCATTCTTTTAAAACCCGGAGCTTCTCTACATCTTTCTCTGGAAAATGTCGAGCAGACGAACCGGATGGGGATTGGTTTTTTAGATTTCATTGCGAACATTATTCCCTCGAATCCTTTTGCAGCCTTTGTGAACGCCGATATTTTACAGATCATTGTTTTTGCCGTCTTTTTTGCTTATGCTTTGATTCTAACAAAGGAAAAAAGCGCTCCCGTATTGAATTTTTTAGAGTCGATTTCCGAAGTGATGCATTCGCTAACGCATGTGATTATGAAATACGCTCCAATTGGGGTCTTTGCCCTTATCGCCACATCTGTCGGTTCGATTGGCCTGCGTGTGATCATGCCCCTGCTTTCATTTTTAGCATGTAACTATATCGCAGTGATTTTACAGATTGTGATTGTCTTTTCTCTTTGTCTTAAGTTTTTAGCTAGGATGAATGTCGGACCTTTCTATAAAGGGATGAAAGATGCGATTGTTCTTGCCTTTACGACGTCGAGTAGTTCTGCAACGTTGCCCATTTCATTAGAATGTACGCGAGAGCATTTAGGAATATCGGAAGATATCTCGGGCTTTGTCATGTCACTTGGCTCGACAATTAACATGAATGGGGCTGCTATTGGTCAGGCCGTTGCTTCTTATTTTATCGCACAGGCATATGGTATCGAGCTGGGGTTATTTAAAGTGGTTTTACTCTACATCACTTCTTTGCTTTCAGCTATTGGTGCTGCGGGGATTCCCGGAACGGGTATTGTGATGCTCTCGATGGTATTGAATGCGTTAGGCCTTCCCCTTGAGGGGATTGCGCTTGTGGCCGGTGTCGATCGATTAAGAGAAATGGTCTCAAGTGTTGCTAATGTTTTAGGTGATGGTGTGGCTGCCGTATATGTAGCGCGCCGAGAAAATCAGATTAATGTGAATAGGTATAATGCCGTGACATGGCTTGAGTAA
- a CDS encoding 2-oxo acid dehydrogenase subunit E2, translated as MEEKFEVKMPKLGESIVSATIVTWFKKVGDFVSLDEPLLEVSTDKVNSEIPSPVAGVLADIKAQPDETLDVGAVICLIAVGEAAANRTEATTSETAQKNEPQEDMGDFYSPAVLRFARENRISMEELEKIPRTGGGGRLSRKDIQNYLSEKDSKSPLANQERVKMSGMRKAIADHMVKSFYEAPHASLIVDVDITNIMHHIKATKEAFFNEHGYKLTITSYIADAIAKSALEYPYINASLDGDTIVLKKFVNVGIAVSVDQAVLVPVIRNAHKLTVAEIAKQVADLAARAKNHALHPDDVQAGTITMTNFGMGGALIGIPIIRFPEVAIIGVGKIEKALCVMEDDSTQIRQKVHLSLTFDHRAIDGMYGCEFLAGVKRRLETHLTQK; from the coding sequence ATGGAAGAAAAATTCGAAGTGAAGATGCCTAAATTGGGAGAAAGTATTGTCAGCGCGACGATTGTCACTTGGTTTAAGAAAGTCGGTGATTTTGTCAGCTTAGATGAGCCTCTTCTCGAAGTTTCAACAGATAAAGTCAATAGTGAAATTCCCTCGCCGGTTGCAGGTGTGCTTGCCGATATTAAAGCGCAGCCGGATGAGACACTCGATGTGGGTGCTGTCATTTGTTTAATTGCTGTCGGTGAAGCTGCGGCAAACCGCACTGAAGCGACGACAAGTGAGACTGCTCAAAAAAATGAGCCTCAAGAAGATATGGGAGATTTTTATTCTCCTGCCGTGTTGAGGTTTGCGCGTGAGAACCGCATTTCCATGGAAGAGCTCGAAAAAATCCCGCGCACCGGTGGGGGTGGCCGACTCAGCCGCAAGGATATACAAAATTATCTCTCTGAAAAAGACTCAAAATCCCCTCTGGCAAATCAAGAGCGGGTTAAAATGAGTGGCATGCGTAAAGCGATTGCAGACCATATGGTCAAGTCCTTTTATGAAGCGCCCCACGCGAGCCTGATTGTCGATGTCGATATCACAAATATTATGCATCACATCAAAGCAACCAAAGAGGCTTTTTTTAACGAGCATGGTTATAAACTCACCATTACATCGTATATTGCCGATGCCATCGCAAAATCGGCTTTAGAATATCCGTATATTAATGCTTCTCTAGATGGTGATACGATTGTCCTCAAAAAGTTTGTCAATGTGGGCATTGCCGTCTCTGTTGATCAGGCTGTGCTTGTTCCCGTGATTCGCAATGCGCATAAATTGACAGTCGCTGAAATTGCCAAGCAAGTGGCTGATTTAGCGGCGAGGGCAAAAAATCATGCACTGCACCCCGATGATGTTCAAGCGGGAACGATCACAATGACGAATTTTGGAATGGGTGGAGCACTCATCGGCATACCCATTATTCGCTTTCCTGAGGTGGCTATCATTGGAGTGGGTAAAATCGAAAAAGCTCTTTGTGTTATGGAGGATGACTCGACACAAATCCGGCAAAAAGTACATCTATCCCTCACCTTTGATCATCGGGCGATTGATGGAATGTATGGGTGTGAATTTCTTGCGGGCGTCAAGCGCCGCTTAGAGACTCATCTTACGCAAAAATGA